In Gossypium arboreum isolate Shixiya-1 chromosome 3, ASM2569848v2, whole genome shotgun sequence, the sequence tatatatatatatatatattttggaatATACAAGTCCAAGGCATGTCTTGATTTATGTACATACAATCTttcaataaatttttaaatatataaaattaaaatatttatttcaataacatattcatatcCTCATATATTTAACTTTCATACACTTAAAAACTTTATCAATGTTCTTAAAGATTATGGTTTGATTATAAGGAAGGAATCCCTATACATAAAGATTGATTTCACTTAAACCCAACTTATGATCTATTAATCGAATACTCACCTTTTGAAAAAAGTTATGACTTATTAATCAAATATTCACTTGTGTAAAAAATAGTTTGAGTTCGAATTtggtttaaaaaaaatcaatttcacTTATTTTAGTTATTGTATTTACAATAGTGATAGTTTTAGTATTAATAAAAAGTACAAGGAATTTTTGGTGAACAAATTAACACAATTTCGCACATGCAATAAAAGGACGTGAGGCACTTTATTTGACCAAATCAAAGTTAGCATCCATTTACTACCAAAACTTGCCGAAGACAAGATATCCACGTTGGTCTTTTGAGTTAAGGTAAATGTGCCAATTTCCTTActtgataaaattaatttatttaataatttagtcttttattattaaaattaattaaataagatcaaattaaaattgaattaacatTTTGGTTTAAAGAATATCATTTATTGTTTAATAGGgtgaaatatttttaaagttttatatttctgtaaataaaatttttgtttagaatttaactataattaaaaaaattcaatacatttttatataataaatgttaattttattataatttgaacttatttgatattttaatagtatagagattaaattgatccatttaataaCAGATGGAATAATTTGATCTAGTTGCAGGTACTTCCCAGGAAATTTAACCATTGAGTTACTGATATCATCCTAAGCAAGCTTGCCTATATAAAAGCCCTATTATGTGCTTGGAAATTTGTAAATCTGTAAATTAAAGCACTGATGTCCGTAACAAAGTATAATATAGGAAAATGGTTATGGGTTTGAGATCAGCAGTGCTAATTATGCAGCATATGATCTTTCTCAGTGTAATATTGGCGGTAATAGCGACGGAAGCGGTTGCTTATCAAGCGAACACCGGGTGCCGAAGTCGCTGCGGTGAAGTTACCATCCCATATCCGTTTGGTACCAGCGGCGATTGCAACATCAGTGAAAATTTTTTCATCACATGTGACATCAGTGTCACACCCAACAAAGCATTCTTAAACACCAGTAGCATTGAGATCGTCGACATATCTCTTGACGGTCAGTTGCGCATCCTTGCTGGTGCAAGCTATAATTTCGTTATATCTTTATGTCCAAAAAATTagattatatttttatgaaatattttgtaAGCCGGTGTATCTATATTTACAAGCAGGACTGGTGCTTAACTTTCGCAACTCACTGTTGCCTCAAGGGGGTCGGCTTGACCCATAAACAATTTCATCACTCAGAATAAGGCCATTCTATTTAATTATATTGTATTACATGAAAAGCTGCCAAAAGATTAGATCAAGTCTATCAGATCTCTGTTTTCTGCTCGAGAATAGTTTACCTTATTCATTTAATTGTTAGGAACTAGCATTGGCTTTCTTGCTCTCCTCTTGGGATAGTATGACATTAGAACTTAAAATGGAAAATCTTATCTCAAATTTTAGCTTAAAATGGAGATATTAAGAATGTCAGAAGTTAATCGATGACTGACTTTCATTTTGATCGCAGGTATTTGTTTAGCTGCAGCATTGTTCCTTGCTGGAGTTTGGTGGCTTTataggaaactgaagaaaagaagaaaaataaaacgcAAGCAAGAGCATTTTAAAAGAAATGGTGGGCTACTGCTTGAGAAAAAGTTGTCTTCTGAAGAAGGTAGTGTGGAGAATATTAAACTCTTCACTTCCAAAGAGTTACAAACTGCAACCGATCACTATAACGAGAAGAGAATCCTGGGTCGTGGTGGCCAAGGTGTGGTTTACAAAGGAATGTTGCATGATGGGAGCATTGTGGCTGTAAAGAAGTCCAAAATAGTAGACCAAGATCATCTAGACCCATTCATCAATGAGATCGTTATACTTGCCGCAGTTGATCACCGAAATGTTGTCAAATTATTAGGCTGTTGCTTAGAGACCGAATTCCCTCTACTCGTCTATGAATTCATTCCAAATGGAACCCTttatcagctaatgcatgaccaAAATGAAGAATACCCAAGATCTTGGGATATTCGAATACGCATAGCAGCTGAAGTTTCAAATGCAGTTTCTTACTTGCACTCATCTGCTTCTGTCCCCATTTTTCACAGAGATATAAAGTGTAGTAACATACTACTAGATGAAAAGTTCCGAGCTAAGGTATCAGATTTCGGAACATCGAGATCAATCGGCATTGATCAAACTCACTTGACAACTCAAGTTAAAGGAACCTTTGGGTATTTAGATCCTGAATACTTCCAGTCAAGTCAACTCACTGAGAAAAATGATGTTTATAGTTTTGGAGTAGTTCTGGTCGAGCTCTTAACAGGAAAAAAGCCAATCTTAACATCTGGATCCCAAGAAAAAAAAGGCCTAGTCTACTATTTCATCTCCTCGGTGGACCAAAACCATTTTCTAGATATACTTGACCCTCAAGTTTTGAAGGATGGCCAAAAGGAGGAACTAGTTGCAGTTTCTTACCTTGCTAAAAAAGGAGGAACTAGTCGCAGTTTCTTACCTTGCTAAAAGATGCTTAAACTTAGATGGAAAAGATAGACCAACAATGAAAGAAGTGGCCATGGAACTGGAGAGAATTAGAATTTTGAGAGGTTGCTTCCCCACTCGGCCAAAACAAGCTGAGGTCGTTGTCACAAAACCAACTGAGATTGGGGACTTCACTTCATCCTCAAACGGATCTTACATGGATTCCAGCATTACATCTGTATCAGATGTTCATCCACTTATGTCCGATACATTTTGACTGCTACAATCCTATATTATATACACATAAAGCAGACTTGTCATCTGCCTGTAATAACTATTACTCTGCCTTTGTTCTCTTCAAATTTCTGGTGATATTTCAATGAAATTGCAGGTTATAGAACTGCTATAATGTTTATCATTGTGATTCAATTTACAAACAAATTATGTGTTGATATTGTTATTTAGTTGAGCTATGATTTTGGCAATTCTGTTCAGCAGTcaatttactatagcattaaTCATATATTGAAACTATAAAAGGATAAAACTAATTGGTTATTGCCGATCATCCACCCGTTAAGCAACAAATTGTGTGAATTTCAAGTTGATTAACATGAGATTCAGGGTTCAATCACTATATTTGTAAACCCTTTACTCTTTTCTCCATTGGAACATACTTATTCACTAGTATAAAAAACTAATTGGTTATTATCGAAATAACATGGTCCCTATTTAAATAATcaattgaaaataattaaataatctaaaattaatattttggtgATTTATAAACGCTTTTGATAATCCAACATAAAAAGTAAATGATTGAATGAAAAGagtgaaaataataaaagataaagaGTTACTTATCACTCATGCTACATTCGGTAGAAATACTATTTTTCACTATGTTTTAGTCTATGAGCTAACCATAAACTAATTTCAATTGATAATTTTAGGCACTCACTTGACTTGCTTTTGGAAAAGAGAAGGAAAACTTTCTATTTATTTTGAAAAgatcttatttttatactaaaatttttactcatatttctaattttaagcttaaatttgtattaactattttttattttatgtctaactattgtaatatatgtaataaataaacattttCCTCACATAATTACACTAGTGCAGAGTTTTTtcaattcattttatttcttttacatttaaatactttacatttaaatttttaaaaattacattaaTTAAACAGTTTAATCATATTGTGcacttaattttaataaatatattaaacaaatttcataacttaaacttaacacttaatttttttatatttagtttttcaATTATCAAGCAAAATCATTTTTAATATcataacataaaagaaaaaaaagaatgttAGAAATGAAGTGATATAGCATCCCAGCATTTAAGAAAACAAAACATATCattcatatattaataatttttatagttaaaattttaaattttaattttaatttaattatatatagtaACAATAATTAACTTTGagatgaatttttaaaatttcttttacttttatattttttttctattaaagCATTCTAAATAATGGTAATTATTAATTctgcatgaaaataaataatttaatgaatttatctcaaaattaacatataattgaattaaatataaaGTTAAAATACTTAATTCAAGTTGAAGCTAAATATCTAATTTGTTTTTTTCGGATTTGATTAATatttgaattcaaatttaaaatttgcgGATGCAGATAGTTGCTTCAAATGTCCATTATCCAAACTTGCATCGCATATTCAGATAATAGATGTGGATTCTAATATCTAAATTCACTAATTACAAAGTActtataattttgattttatgcatATAAAGAATATTACTAGATTCGAATTTAGATTTTTGTGAATTTTGATATCTAAAAaatgattgattttttttttttggattggaTATCCAATAGATAATAGTATTTAACTAGTTTGCgtagcacctcaaacccggcctagactgTAATATcatgaattagggcttaatcggaatagtggtttcgtgaccacaaatccgagatagaaataattattttataattattttgatgattatgatatgattgcatgattgtgtgaaaatttcgtgaagaaattttatgcataaagtgcttaaattgaaattagggactaaatcgaataatttgtaaaacttgcattctagaagtctctagtatgaaattgttttgaaatattaattaggaggtcttaaatagaaattttaccaatttctaagtctatggacaaaaattggacatggatggaatttttggaaagtttagtagtaagggcattttggtcatttaggggtaaatgaattaaaatacaaaattaaaagccaattttgctcatcttcaaccccatggccaaatatagcaaggagaaaccatggctagggtttttcaagcttccaagctcgattgtaagtccgttctagcctcgtttttaatgagttttacgtttttggagtcctggtagctcgatttagcttatgctagcaataatttaacctagggtttatatttggaaaaatacccataagtgaaatttgtgtattttggtgttttatgatagaatatgaggttttaaatta encodes:
- the LOC108475661 gene encoding wall-associated receptor kinase-like 1 produces the protein MVMGLRSAVLIMQHMIFLSVILAVIATEAVAYQANTGCRSRCGEVTIPYPFGTSGDCNISENFFITCDISVTPNKAFLNTSSIEIVDISLDGICLAAALFLAGVWWLYRKLKKRRKIKRKQEHFKRNGGLLLEKKLSSEEGSVENIKLFTSKELQTATDHYNEKRILGRGGQGVVYKGMLHDGSIVAVKKSKIVDQDHLDPFINEIVILAAVDHRNVVKLLGCCLETEFPLLVYEFIPNGTLYQLMHDQNEEYPRSWDIRIRIAAEVSNAVSYLHSSASVPIFHRDIKCSNILLDEKFRAKVSDFGTSRSIGIDQTHLTTQVKGTFGYLDPEYFQSSQLTEKNDVYSFGVVLVELLTGKKPILTSGSQEKKGLVYYFISSVDQNHFLDILDPQVLKDGQKEELELVAVSYLAKRCLNLDGKDRPTMKEVAMELERIRILRGCFPTRPKQAEVVVTKPTEIGDFTSSSNGSYMDSSITSVSDVHPLMSDTF